Sequence from the Fragaria vesca subsp. vesca linkage group LG4, FraVesHawaii_1.0, whole genome shotgun sequence genome:
AAACCCTGAGACAAGCCTCTCGTATCATGGGAAGCTCCCTTCTCAGCATGTCACATTCCTCAACCGGATTAAGCTTTTCTATGTAATCAAGCTCGTCATCTGAGAATGGAATAGAAGCCTGAGGCCAATGTATCCACTCAAAGTACGGGTCCTCCAAACATTCTGGCAAGCAAAGGCCATGGTCAATCGGAATGAGGTCCACTTGACCAAACCTCCCAACACCATCAAGTTTCCTAACCAAGAGGTTCCCTGCATGCCTGTCTGTGTTTAAAATCCTAATGTCTAAAATCCCTATACGATGCACAGCTGCTACTGGAAAGCTGGATGTCCCATGATCACTGGCATCAAAATCATGTTTTATAAATTGTTGGCAAGATGCAATCTTGCTAACCAGCCTCTTCTTTTGTGGCTTGTTCCCATTCACTCCATCATTTATGTTGAAGATTGAGTGAGTTATCTTCACCAAGGCAGTGGGAGGCACATTTGCAGAGTGGTCTTTGTCGAGCAGATAAGCAGCAACTTCTCTGAAACCAGTTTCCCCAACCCGCACTGATCGCTTCAAACCTGGTTGGCCCAGAGCTTTACCAACAAAACCTTTTGGGTTGTTCGGAGCAAAAGGTTCTTCATCAGTTGGCTTCACTATTGCAACACTGTCACCTCTAGTATTCCTAAAATAGTATGCACCTCCAAGCCCACTATGCACAGGAATTGGATCAATCCCCATCTTGATGGCCTTCTTAATGTCCTTCACCACCTGCTTTGTTCCAGCAAACCGATCTGAGTTCCCTAATATTTCTATAGGACCACTCCAATCTCTCTGCTGAAGATCCCTCCCAGTAGGTGATAAACATGGAGTTGAAGAGCTTCTATGCATAAGGTTACGTGTCAGAAGAAGAGGGGAATCATTTCGAACTGCACTAAGATCGTTCTTCAACACCAAATCTCCAAATGTCAACGAGCTCTCATCAGTTGGAACATTGAGAGCAATCTGCAATCTCCTCTTCACAGTATGGGCACTGTCACCGCGATCTAATTCCATCCCAAAGACACATCCAGTTTCAGTTTGCACATAAACTCTCCTCCGACCAGCAGGCTGCTTCCCTTCCACCCTCTTGCTTCCAGGGTACTCACCAGTCATCGGACCCTTAAATAATGACACTGCCATTTGGGTCTGCACGGGACTGTCCAGCTTACGAGACATTAACCAAAGAGGAGCGGCAGATCAGATGGCCAGCAAAAGAGGTGGCAGTAGAAGAGAGCTTCCCCCCTCCCCGAAAGGTGCCAAACTCCAAAGCGACCGAAAATGGAACGAGTACAAAAATCAGTTCCAATACGATCATTAATTGATGAACAGAAGCACTTTCAACCCCCACCGAGATTCTCAGATCACAGACCCCATGATCAATCGAAATATCAGCAATTCGTCAATCCTAAATGAACCGAGGAGTTACGACCCACTGCGAAGCTGCAACAGAGAGCGCAACAGTCTGAGATTTACATTACTTGCTATATCAAACAAATGTTGAATCCAAGCTTTTGCACAGTTAATCGAAGCGGAATTAACACAATAACAATTAAATTGTAGAAATTATAGGGATTAATGCACTGTACAGTATCTGATGACAAAAAAATTAATCTCAAAATTTCAATCATTCTAGTAAAATCTAACATCTTTTTAATACAAAACTCCATACTAATCACTCAGTAAAAGCATCAAACTCTAATATCGATCAACTCAAACTGTAATTATTTCCAGTATACATGCTTCTCCGATCCCTAAAATCTCTAAACCACTGAAACCTACACCGCATTCAATCCGATCCAAAACTACGAGACGAAAACGAAGATCATAAAAACCAAAGAATCAAATGAAGACGAGAAATCGAACATTGCTGGAGCGAAGAAAAAGCCGAAAATCAGATGCAGAGACTCACCGGAATGTGAGATCTGGAACCGAAACGCTGCCGTTTTGATGCGACGGATGCCGGCGGTTCTGTAACAAAGCCTCGACGAGCAGTCAAGCCCTCCCGCCGGAAAAAAAAGGAAAATCAAAACGGCTTAACGAACCGAGTCCGGTAGGGTTTCAGAGAGAGAGAGAGGAGAGAGTGAGTCGGGACCGAGTTGACTCGCAAAAACCCCTCTGTGAATTTGTAAGCTTCGTTCTTTCTATTCTTCTTGCTTCTGTGAGTCTGAGTGTACGATCTTTGGGGTACGATCTTTAACCCCAGCGGGGAACGCTGGTTGGGTTAAAGGTAACTAACCAGGGTTAGAATTTGACCGCCCTCTTTCTCTCTCTGTGTCTAGTGATTCGAAGAGTCTGGAACACGGGATTCGGGCCGCTGGATCCGCGACTCCTGGGGAAGCGCGGGCCGTCTGATTGGATGGGGGGCTCGGGGACCGTGAGCAATGAGTAGCGGTGACGTGGAGATAAGGGACTGGGTGTTACGTGGAAGTTCTCACCGTTAATCAGGGAGTCGCAGCCAATCGGATTTTTTATATTTTTTAAGTTTTTTTATTACATTTTCCTGTGATTTATATAAGCCGGAATGACGAGTTTGACCATGAGAGTGAGAGAAGTGCAAGTCCAGCTCGTGCGTGGACTGATCCAAAGGTCTGAAGTGACATTTGAGAATCGGAAATTCTTTCTTTCGAAAATATTTATAAATATTGGGATGAATGAATAACATGATTAAGGTTCCGAAGATGATTATGACAGCTCGTTTTAGCTACAAGTTTGTTGTATTGTGGTGGACGGTTACAAAGTTTGGAAACTATAAATTTATGAAAATTCTGACATGTTTCACGGTATGTATGGATCATGGTTAGAATTTGAGTTTGGATAAGATTTGAAGATTTTGGTTTTAAATGATAGCGGCGACAATTTGACATCCTTTGCCTATTTTCGCTCTTAGGCAAGAATTGATAAATTCTTGTTGCTCGAATCCCACCAGTTGCAAAATCAGCTTTAGAGAGGATGGATCCATTTTTTAGGGTTGGGCCTGATTTAGATCAGGAAACGATCAGATTGATCTCCAACTCGGACACTAGCTTTGTGCAACTCATACACCTTAATTTTGCCTAACCCGTCATTAAACTCAGTGTGGCTGTGTTATTCACACACCCAAAGTAACTGTGGTCCCCATATATATGGATAATGCACCATATTAATTAGATAATCTCCTTAATCAAAGAAAAATTACGACTCAAGGTTATAAATGATATTAAAATTTTGTAGGAATTTTTGAAATTGTTAATCGTACTGCGCTCTATCGTCTTTGAAATGGTCTTTCATTGTTATTGCTAATCCATGTTGATTAGAAAGTAGTTTGGGGAAGTATGTATTACCACTAGAGGTCTATTAAGTATTAACCGCAAGAAATTGATCTAAATCATGTAACGATGACATTGTTTTCAGCGTACATTTTTCTTCATTGATCACTAAACTAAACTCTTTTTTTTTTTTGGGTAAGCGTAGAGACACAAACATCGTCCTTCTACGAAAATTTATTGAAAAAAAAAAACAAATAAGCCGAAGGACTATACCAATGTCAGCCATATAGTACAAAAAACGTCTAATACCAAGAGAGAAAAACAATATAGGAAAACAAATGAATTACTGAAACCTAAAATTTGGCATACCCAAAAGATCCCTCTCATAATAAGACAAGATAAATGGAGGAGGCACATCTCACCATACCTGCTCAAACAGAGATGTTCCATGATTAGCTGGAGCATCTGCTACCCTATTTCTTTCTCTGAAAATGTGAGAAGATTTAAAAGTCATTGTAGAGATCTTGTATAAGCAATTCAACCACCTAACTCCAAGCTGCCAAGACACAAGTGAAGGAGAACGGATATAGTCAAGTACAGTAGAAGAATCTACCTCCAACCAAACGTGCTTCCAATCACAAACCCAAGCAAGCTCTATAGCTGTGATCACTGTCGTTACCTTTGCCACAACAGAACTAGGAATATCAATATTGGAAGCAAAAGCTCCAACAAATTGACCTTATAATCGCGAAAAACAGCGCCGAAACCTCCAATACCCTCTTCATGCTTCCAAGCACCATATGAATTTATCTTAATCCATCCAATGGAAGGGGGATGCCAAATGACCTCAACCATTCTAGGAATACGTCTCGATCGACAACAGGCACCAAAACTTTTCAAGATACGCAAATCACGAATTGTATTATGCATGTGACTAGTTGCTAATCTACTAGAAGCTTGGATATGCCCTGAAACTATGCAACAAACCCCAGCAACTGAAAGTGTCCTGCTCTCAAACCTAATCTGATTTCTTGCATACCAGATATACCAAAGAATAGAAGTGAAACATATTAACCAAAGTTTTTTAAGCTGAGGACTTCTGTCCATGGCTAAGCCCAAACTAAAAACCTTAGCAATTGTGTTTGGAACAAGACCAATTTCAAAAATGTAAATGAAGTGATTCCAAACTGATGCAACAAAAAAACAATGGAGAAAGATGTGATCTAGAGGTTCAGTACTATTACCACAAAATTCACACCGTGAAGCCAATGCTACTCCTCTACGTACGTTGCAAAGATCATCTGAAATTACTGTACCTCTCATAACCTTCCAAGCATGCAAAGACTTACGAGGCAAAATAAATTTAGACCATAAAGGCTTACCCCATGGCACTACAGGAGATGCTTGTTGCAGAAAGAGAAAGGCCTGCTTAGTGGTTAGTTCGCCGGTAGAAGAAGCTTGCCAAATCAATTTGTCCTCCATTGAAAGATTTATGGAAATAGGAACTTGACAGATCATATTGCACACTGCTGGTAAATTGAGTTGTAAAAGAGGAGGCAACACCCAAGAACCATAATCAATATAGTCTGAGACCAAGGAAGAATTATCATTCAGAGCACCATGATTACCAAAAAATTCAATGAGAGGTCTGCCAAAAAAATTGTCTCTCCAAAAAGAGATTTTGTCACCTATACCAATCAACCACCGAGTGTTATTCTGCACCAACCCCCAAAACTTGCGCACTCCAGGCCATATAGAAGATGGAGCATAAGAACGACGCTTTGAAAAACGATTTCGAATAAAGCAACAACCTTCAGAAGATGAGGTAAAAATTTCCCAACAACGCTTGAGCAAAAGAGAGCTATTTAGCACATCAAGTTTCTTAAGCCCCAAAACTCCTTCATCAATTGGCACACAACAAGACACCCAAGAGACCAAAGGAATTCCACGTTTATCAATATCACCAGACCAAAGGAAGTTTCGGCACCATCTCTCAACTTTTCTTAATAAGGACACTGGCCATTCATACACTTGAAACGTGTAGACAAACATGCTATATATTACAGACTTTATAAGTTAGAGACGCCCAGCTTGAAAGCTTCAATCTGACTCTGTCAACAATAGCTTGAAAATGGGCACACGAGGCTGCAACAACGTTCATATATATATATATAACAGTCCCCTTCCAGAGTGGGATCCCGCTTTGAAATTAAAGTGCGAGACTCCTTATTTCTCTCACTTTCATGTCATATTTCTACATCTCAACCGTATAATGTCTAAAACACAGTGTGTAGATCATTCCTACAAAGTTTCATCAAATTTGAAGATCATTTGGGTACCGAATATATATATATATATACAGGAATTCTCAGGTGCGGACGT
This genomic interval carries:
- the LOC101297528 gene encoding probable phosphatidylinositol 4-kinase type 2-beta At1g26270-like; the encoded protein is MSRKLDSPVQTQMAVSLFKGPMTGEYPGSKRVEGKQPAGRRRVYVQTETGCVFGMELDRGDSAHTVKRRLQIALNVPTDESSLTFGDLVLKNDLSAVRNDSPLLLTRNLMHRSSSTPCLSPTGRDLQQRDWSGPIEILGNSDRFAGTKQVVKDIKKAIKMGIDPIPVHSGLGGAYYFRNTRGDSVAIVKPTDEEPFAPNNPKGFVGKALGQPGLKRSVRVGETGFREVAAYLLDKDHSANVPPTALVKITHSIFNINDGVNGNKPQKKRLVSKIASCQQFIKHDFDASDHGTSSFPVAAVHRIGILDIRILNTDRHAGNLLVRKLDGVGRFGQVDLIPIDHGLCLPECLEDPYFEWIHWPQASIPFSDDELDYIEKLNPVEECDMLRRELPMIREACLRVLVLCTIFLKESAAYGLCLAEIGEMMTREFRSGEEEPSELEVICMEARRMVAEREVPSPKADVGVEEFLFDIDCEDAESDFKFAAEDYVTRIASPFGNGSGHGRSLLSKLEESIEEEEDSEGEEQQALASLPPSKHIPSVAKLSMSLKTTSLGEKNFPKYIGAKTENVHMANTSSGHRSANEQLPASMSFVKLADMNEDDWTLFLEKFQDLLYPAFAKRKSVTLGQRQRLRLGTSCQF